Proteins encoded within one genomic window of Gemmobacter sp.:
- a CDS encoding DUF6361 family protein: MSALAWIDFDQTDRDRARRIMDLFGVEDSRDELGLGSIRDALSDLMFPGTSTIQTRLRYMFFVPWLYRMAARSGGRADQARQLEIQLITALLRGGETENVIGSEARDSLKRLPSDVYWAGLLALGIRTHPGSRAEMLAAGDAPGLWSPGLPVAPDDLLDKATFRLTAEEGSFLRDRLAVSARDSLFNELAQAGDRAESDAIWLHPMRATWSPRNISIVDQAERFARVMNGAALLYNLMLAERAAAMQGAEGGHWHDLATDYRARLSAWQAEAPANLASGWSLAGLWSLTSQTIHRVAPQTMAFVTDWSALVQRGQPLADTSAARALILRRETRLKGPKARLTNDAALARWGGASGAAVLAYRWPVVQRHLRDLADAV; encoded by the coding sequence ATGTCCGCCCTAGCCTGGATTGACTTCGACCAGACCGACCGCGACCGCGCGCGCCGGATCATGGACCTGTTCGGGGTTGAGGACTCCCGCGATGAACTGGGCCTCGGCTCGATCCGCGATGCCCTGTCGGACCTGATGTTCCCGGGCACCAGCACGATTCAGACGCGGCTGCGCTACATGTTCTTCGTGCCTTGGCTCTACCGGATGGCCGCCCGGTCTGGCGGGCGGGCAGATCAGGCGCGGCAACTGGAAATCCAACTTATCACGGCCCTCTTGCGCGGCGGCGAGACCGAAAACGTCATCGGCAGCGAGGCGCGCGACAGCTTGAAGCGGCTGCCAAGCGATGTCTATTGGGCCGGTCTTCTGGCGCTGGGCATCCGCACCCATCCCGGCAGCCGAGCCGAGATGCTGGCCGCGGGTGACGCGCCGGGCCTGTGGTCCCCCGGGCTGCCCGTTGCGCCGGATGACCTGCTGGACAAGGCAACCTTCCGCCTGACAGCCGAGGAAGGCAGCTTCCTGCGCGACCGTCTTGCCGTTTCCGCCCGCGACAGCCTGTTCAACGAGTTGGCGCAGGCGGGTGACCGGGCGGAATCAGATGCGATCTGGCTGCACCCGATGCGCGCCACATGGAGCCCGCGAAACATCTCCATCGTCGATCAGGCCGAACGCTTTGCCCGGGTGATGAACGGGGCAGCGCTGCTTTACAACCTGATGCTCGCGGAACGGGCCGCCGCCATGCAAGGTGCGGAGGGGGGCCACTGGCATGATTTGGCCACCGACTATCGCGCTCGGCTAAGCGCCTGGCAGGCTGAGGCCCCCGCCAACCTTGCCTCAGGCTGGAGCCTGGCGGGGCTCTGGTCGCTGACCTCGCAGACCATTCACAGGGTGGCCCCCCAGACCATGGCCTTCGTGACCGACTGGTCGGCCCTCGTCCAGCGCGGACAGCCGCTGGCCGATACCTCAGCCGCCCGAGCCCTGATCCTGCGGCGGGAAACCCGGCTGAAGGGGCCCAAGGCGCGGCTGACGAATGATGCAGCGCTGGCGCGTTGGGGTGGTGCCTCAGGTGCGGCAGTGCTGGCTTATCGCTGGCCAGTTGTGCAGCGCCATCTGCGGGACCTTGCCGATGCCGTCTAA
- a CDS encoding phospholipase D family protein, translated as MPSNSPLDPENRALYGEILRAPPGYEVEMALATTYSLDFETALVIPATMAFQAAESRAQVLDTPLALLDGLERLAERVAIFCEAGRIAAQPRAANRLTALLEDTVTEVLAPQGGAFHPKIWVLRFVPLTGTGSVRLRFAILSRNLTTDRSWDLSLSLDGEVTEGVQPDNAPISALLRALPSLARGRPTPARNRKIAEALARDVDRTVWTLPEGARRLRFAVNGLGQPTFRPTVGRAMGIISPFLSPEALVQLTKDLDPTECWLLSRAEELAKMSPDVLARFGQVMVLDDLAETEDGEESEAASAALGLHAKVFVTERYPRPESTTDLTVGSGNATAAALLNGSNVEVFATLSGPSRRMGWVADHIAPERLGRFLRPWQAPTTAPVPDPALAAEARLDTMRRALAAADLTLRCTPAEDGRIGLTLTARGSVALPVTLRAELWPLTLGPNHALTLTVPLGRTGLPLGQFALADVTRWLGLRLTDLETGAEMVFTLGTTLKDLPEARTAEILRSIIENREAFLRYIRLLLGDPQTAGQIILQGGKGGFLGFAGFADDAPILEDMVRSLSGDGRRLRDIERLMSRLGDVRGANGEPVIPPRFAALWEVFRSVLPKEARRG; from the coding sequence ATGCCGTCTAACAGCCCGCTCGACCCCGAAAACCGTGCGCTTTACGGCGAAATCCTGCGCGCCCCGCCGGGATACGAGGTCGAGATGGCCTTGGCCACGACCTATTCGCTGGATTTCGAAACCGCGCTGGTCATCCCGGCGACGATGGCCTTTCAGGCGGCCGAAAGCCGGGCGCAGGTACTGGACACGCCACTGGCGCTTCTGGACGGGCTGGAGCGGCTGGCCGAGCGCGTAGCGATCTTTTGCGAGGCCGGGCGCATCGCGGCCCAACCGCGCGCCGCCAACCGCCTGACCGCGCTCTTGGAAGACACGGTGACCGAGGTCCTTGCGCCGCAGGGTGGCGCGTTTCACCCCAAGATCTGGGTGCTGCGTTTTGTGCCCCTGACCGGCACGGGGTCGGTCCGACTGCGCTTTGCGATCTTGTCGCGCAACCTGACGACCGACCGCAGCTGGGACCTGTCGCTGTCGCTTGACGGCGAAGTGACCGAAGGGGTGCAACCCGACAATGCCCCGATTTCCGCTCTCCTCCGCGCCCTGCCCAGCCTTGCGCGGGGACGCCCGACACCGGCGCGCAACCGCAAGATCGCCGAGGCGCTGGCCCGAGACGTTGATCGCACGGTCTGGACCCTGCCCGAAGGCGCTCGACGCCTGCGCTTTGCGGTCAATGGGTTAGGGCAGCCCACTTTCCGGCCAACGGTCGGCAGAGCCATGGGTATCATCTCGCCCTTCTTGTCGCCCGAAGCATTGGTCCAGTTGACCAAGGACCTTGACCCCACTGAATGCTGGCTGCTGAGCCGAGCCGAGGAACTGGCCAAGATGTCGCCGGACGTGCTGGCCCGCTTCGGGCAGGTGATGGTTCTGGACGACCTAGCCGAAACCGAAGATGGCGAGGAGTCAGAGGCGGCGTCCGCGGCTCTGGGCCTTCATGCCAAGGTCTTTGTGACCGAACGCTACCCAAGGCCTGAGTCGACCACGGACCTGACCGTCGGATCGGGCAACGCCACAGCAGCCGCCCTTCTGAACGGCAGCAACGTCGAGGTCTTTGCCACCCTTTCCGGCCCCTCGCGCCGGATGGGTTGGGTTGCCGATCACATCGCGCCAGAACGGCTGGGCCGGTTCCTTCGGCCCTGGCAGGCCCCAACAACGGCGCCCGTCCCTGATCCAGCCTTAGCGGCAGAGGCGCGCCTTGATACGATGCGCAGGGCTCTGGCAGCGGCTGACCTGACCTTGCGCTGCACTCCGGCCGAAGACGGGCGGATCGGCCTGACCCTGACCGCACGCGGCAGCGTAGCCCTACCCGTCACTCTGCGAGCAGAGCTTTGGCCACTGACCCTTGGCCCAAACCACGCCCTGACGCTGACTGTGCCGCTCGGCCGCACCGGCCTGCCCCTTGGCCAGTTCGCTCTGGCCGATGTGACGCGCTGGCTGGGGCTTCGCCTCACCGATCTGGAAACCGGGGCCGAGATGGTATTCACCCTCGGCACCACGCTGAAGGACCTGCCCGAGGCGCGCACCGCCGAAATCCTGCGCAGCATAATCGAGAACCGCGAGGCTTTCCTGCGCTACATCCGCCTGCTGCTGGGCGATCCGCAGACGGCGGGCCAGATCATCCTGCAGGGTGGCAAGGGCGGTTTCCTGGGCTTTGCAGGCTTTGCCGACGACGCCCCGATCCTTGAGGACATGGTGCGGTCACTGTCAGGCGACGGCCGCCGCCTGCGCGATATCGAACGGCTCATGTCGCGGCTGGGCGATGTCAGGGGCGCAAATGGGGAACCGGTCATACCGCCGCGCTTCGCCGCCCTTTGGGAGGTGTTTCGCAGCGTCCTGCCAAAGGAGGCGCGCCGTGGCTGA
- a CDS encoding helicase-related protein: MAENRFDPGPALAPLKAFQRATVDHVCRRLLTDPDATRQFLVADEVGLGKTMVARGVIARTIEALWDKVPRIDIIYVCSNGAIAAQNLARLNVMEREAQVLPTRLTLLPLVLGGENSLRHNRVNFISLTPGTTFDLKSSGGWARERALILRLLEGQLAHPKGAIRLFQGWSGEPGWERERARVATETVDPEIAARFQMAVANSPDLTARIDDLCAEVARHRHVEGDLRQACTALIGELRGMLAQASVQSLEPDLIILDEFQRFHELLHGDSEAADLARQLFNHVDGAGNAAKTLLLSATPYRMLTLAGDAPEEGDHHRDFLDVLEFLFGAEDGKRRRDEIALEMRRFRQAMQALPAGFENARALREGIEGQLRSVIARTERVAETADRDAMIRELRHELDVTAPDLIEARAIAAVAAAAGAPGTVDYWKSSPWLLNLMRGYKLADLLKEQAKSPSPALRAAMKTAIPLQIDPQAVESYAPLAPANGRMRKLANLAFANGMARRLWIAPSLPYFGTSQPVSKMLIFSEWTMVPDAIAGFLSYEAERQMGMGKGHSYTDPPTTRPLQFRRAQGRLAGLRALQLVIPSPRLAAMADPLALMRLEGPFSDLDALRQAVRTRLRPLAQDLAEQSAEAGDGGWDWSSPAALDVVNPDFAAWLAGNGPRGEGDEEAWPDHLAELLQAARQPIGQKDVDQILGHLVDVALGSPATCALRALSRIAPTLPLNDPSLLTAATKVGMAFRTLFNQPETQALLRAEGDVYWRAVLRHAAEHDLQSVLDEYAHVLLEAEGQVGHPAVKAIGVIAERMAEALSLRPAQIELNHYALRRGRIAQTHPITLRGRFAMRLAQKGEDETGVNRTGLVRTAFNSPFKPFVLASTSVGQEGLDFHPYCHRIVHWNLPGNPVDMEQREGRVHRYKNHAVRLNLVAGQSPAALGGQNTDPWADMFSAAHGNAGRSGDLEPFWVLDGPTKVERHILSLPFSREETRLSWLNRSVALYRLAFGQPRQDDLLALLDQVRDEIAPEALAQLQISLRPD; this comes from the coding sequence GTGGCTGAAAACCGCTTTGACCCCGGCCCCGCCCTGGCACCGCTGAAAGCCTTCCAAAGGGCCACGGTGGATCACGTCTGCCGCCGCCTGCTGACCGATCCCGACGCTACGCGCCAGTTCCTGGTGGCGGACGAGGTGGGGCTGGGCAAGACGATGGTCGCGCGCGGCGTGATCGCCCGCACGATTGAGGCGCTTTGGGACAAGGTCCCGCGCATCGACATCATCTATGTCTGCTCGAACGGCGCCATCGCCGCACAGAACCTCGCCCGGCTGAACGTGATGGAGCGCGAGGCGCAGGTGCTGCCGACACGGCTGACCCTGCTGCCTTTGGTGCTGGGCGGAGAAAACAGCCTGCGCCACAACCGGGTGAACTTCATCAGCCTGACACCCGGCACGACCTTTGACCTGAAATCCTCGGGCGGCTGGGCGCGGGAGCGTGCCTTGATCCTGAGGCTTCTGGAGGGGCAACTCGCCCACCCAAAGGGCGCGATCCGACTGTTTCAGGGCTGGTCGGGAGAGCCGGGCTGGGAGCGAGAGCGCGCGCGGGTTGCGACGGAAACCGTTGATCCGGAAATCGCAGCCCGGTTCCAGATGGCCGTGGCCAACAGCCCCGACCTGACCGCGCGGATCGATGACCTTTGCGCCGAGGTCGCCCGGCATCGCCACGTAGAGGGCGACTTGCGCCAGGCCTGCACCGCCCTGATCGGCGAATTGCGTGGGATGTTGGCCCAGGCCTCAGTCCAGTCACTGGAACCTGACCTTATCATCCTCGACGAATTCCAGCGCTTTCACGAACTGCTACATGGCGACAGCGAAGCCGCCGATCTGGCGCGGCAGTTGTTCAATCATGTCGACGGAGCGGGCAATGCCGCCAAGACCCTGCTCCTGTCCGCCACGCCCTACCGGATGCTGACACTGGCAGGCGATGCGCCCGAGGAGGGCGATCATCACCGCGATTTCCTCGACGTGCTGGAATTCCTGTTCGGAGCCGAGGATGGCAAACGCCGCCGCGACGAGATTGCGTTGGAGATGCGCCGTTTTCGTCAGGCGATGCAGGCCCTGCCCGCAGGCTTCGAAAACGCCCGCGCGCTGCGCGAGGGAATCGAAGGCCAGTTGCGCAGTGTCATCGCCCGCACCGAACGCGTGGCCGAGACGGCGGATCGCGACGCCATGATCCGCGAACTCCGCCACGAACTTGACGTGACCGCGCCCGACCTGATCGAGGCGCGCGCCATAGCGGCCGTGGCCGCCGCCGCCGGGGCACCGGGCACGGTGGATTACTGGAAATCCTCGCCCTGGCTTCTGAACCTGATGCGCGGCTACAAGCTGGCGGACCTCCTGAAGGAGCAAGCGAAGTCTCCCTCGCCCGCCCTTCGCGCGGCCATGAAAACGGCGATCCCCTTGCAGATCGATCCGCAAGCGGTCGAAAGTTACGCGCCCCTTGCCCCCGCCAATGGCCGTATGCGCAAACTGGCAAACCTCGCCTTCGCGAACGGCATGGCGCGCCGCCTGTGGATTGCGCCATCGCTGCCCTACTTCGGCACCAGCCAGCCTGTCAGCAAGATGCTGATCTTCTCGGAATGGACGATGGTTCCCGACGCGATTGCCGGGTTCCTGTCCTATGAGGCAGAGCGGCAGATGGGCATGGGCAAGGGTCACAGCTATACCGACCCGCCAACCACCCGCCCCCTGCAGTTCCGCCGCGCCCAGGGTCGCCTTGCAGGCCTGCGCGCGCTGCAGCTCGTCATCCCCTCACCCCGTCTTGCGGCCATGGCGGACCCGTTGGCCCTGATGCGATTGGAGGGGCCCTTTTCCGATCTCGACGCGCTGCGTCAAGCGGTTCGCACGCGCTTGCGGCCTCTGGCGCAAGACCTGGCGGAACAGAGCGCCGAAGCAGGGGATGGCGGCTGGGATTGGAGCAGCCCCGCCGCCCTCGATGTTGTGAACCCTGACTTTGCCGCATGGCTTGCAGGCAACGGCCCGCGGGGAGAGGGGGACGAGGAAGCCTGGCCCGATCATCTGGCCGAACTGCTGCAGGCCGCCCGGCAGCCGATCGGGCAGAAAGACGTCGACCAGATCCTCGGCCATCTGGTGGATGTGGCGCTTGGCAGCCCGGCCACCTGCGCCTTGCGCGCCCTGTCCCGTATCGCACCCACGCTGCCCTTGAACGATCCCTCACTGCTGACGGCAGCGACGAAGGTTGGCATGGCCTTCCGGACACTGTTCAACCAGCCCGAAACCCAGGCTCTGCTGCGCGCTGAGGGGGATGTCTACTGGCGGGCAGTTCTGCGTCATGCGGCCGAACACGACCTGCAATCGGTTCTCGACGAGTATGCCCATGTCTTATTGGAAGCCGAGGGCCAAGTCGGTCATCCGGCGGTCAAAGCCATAGGGGTCATCGCCGAACGGATGGCCGAGGCCCTGTCCTTGCGACCGGCCCAGATCGAACTGAACCACTACGCTCTTCGGCGTGGCCGTATCGCACAGACGCACCCGATCACCCTTCGCGGTCGCTTCGCCATGCGCTTGGCCCAGAAGGGCGAAGATGAGACCGGCGTGAACCGGACCGGTCTCGTCCGTACGGCCTTTAACTCCCCGTTCAAGCCTTTCGTTCTGGCCTCGACCTCAGTCGGGCAGGAAGGTCTGGATTTTCATCCCTACTGCCACCGGATCGTCCACTGGAACCTCCCCGGCAACCCGGTCGACATGGAGCAACGCGAAGGCCGGGTGCATCGCTACAAAAACCACGCTGTCCGCCTTAATCTGGTCGCAGGACAATCTCCGGCGGCGCTGGGCGGGCAGAATACTGATCCTTGGGCCGATATGTTCAGTGCTGCGCACGGAAACGCTGGGCGCTCTGGTGATCTTGAGCCTTTCTGGGTGCTCGACGGCCCCACCAAGGTCGAACGCCATATCCTGTCGCTCCCCTTCAGCCGTGAAGAGACGCGGCTCTCCTGGCTGAACCGTTCAGTGGCGCTGTATCGGCTGGCATTCGGTCAACCGCGGCAGGACGATCTACTTGCCTTGCTGGATCAGGTGCGGGACGAGATTGCGCCGGAGGCGCTCGCTCAACTGCAGATCAGCCTTCGTCCCGACTGA